A part of Chitinimonas koreensis genomic DNA contains:
- a CDS encoding GNAT family N-acetyltransferase, with translation MPATIRLARPSDRDALYRICLATGDAGQDAAQPGRDPELLGHLYAGPYLELQPDFAWVAEDEAGVSGYLLATPDSTDFYARMERDWLPPLRARSHAGHDPDGWLVKRLHSTWALDPRLADWPAHLHVDLLPRTQGQGVGARLMQAALDQLGAAGVAGVHLGVDPRNERALAWYARFGFEELFRQPGCVWFGRRLERPAKG, from the coding sequence ATGCCCGCCACGATCCGCCTTGCCCGGCCGTCAGACCGCGATGCGTTGTACCGGATCTGCCTCGCCACCGGCGACGCCGGCCAGGATGCCGCCCAGCCGGGGCGCGACCCGGAGCTGCTGGGCCATTTGTACGCCGGCCCCTATCTGGAACTGCAGCCCGATTTCGCCTGGGTGGCCGAGGACGAGGCCGGCGTCAGCGGCTACCTGCTGGCCACGCCCGATTCGACCGATTTCTACGCCCGCATGGAACGCGATTGGCTACCGCCGCTGCGCGCGCGCAGCCATGCCGGCCACGATCCGGACGGCTGGCTGGTGAAGCGGCTGCATTCGACCTGGGCGCTCGATCCCCGGCTGGCCGACTGGCCGGCCCATCTGCACGTCGACCTGTTGCCGCGCACGCAGGGGCAGGGCGTCGGGGCGCGGCTGATGCAGGCTGCGCTCGATCAGCTCGGCGCGGCCGGCGTGGCGGGCGTGCACCTGGGCGTCGACCCGCGCAACGAGCGGGCGCTGGCGTGGTATGCGCGTTTCGGTTTCGAGGAGTTGTTCCGGCAGCCGGGATGCGTCTGGTTCGGCCGGAGGCTGGAGCGGCCGGCGAAGGGCTGA